From the genome of Scytonema hofmannii PCC 7110, one region includes:
- a CDS encoding DnaJ domain-containing protein, whose product MSDRLDLKLAYDILGLTPDASPEDVKQAYRQLAKTWHPDSFSEAKQKQEAEEKIKRINQAYELLKFIKPSLTKSSSSKNSTSTNKTKISSNRSEAETFYKWGMEQVQQKNYIEAIENFTQAIRLNPNYLEAYKYRGLVCSKMGWENRAASDFRNAARLEREARKHETAPPASKPPKNTSQPSSETSTFTSPWKCVYTLNHANWVLAIAISPDGQTFASGSSDNTIKIWHLNTGKVLHTLTGHLKWIRCLAFSPDSKTLVSGSDDCSVMIWEVATGKLLNTIKIHSTPVFAIALSRDGQLLFSGGRDTTIKITHIGMEQLLHVLKGHSYSVSSLAISPNGEILVSGSGDNSIKVWQIKSKKNLQTFTKHLGRVTCVAIAANGQILASGSYDKTIKLWDINTGKQNNSLTGHSDSVWSVAISPDSQQIASGSADRSVRLWQTDTGEQLYTIGHHSDSVNAVAFSPDGKTLISGSRDTTIKIWQS is encoded by the coding sequence ATGAGCGATCGCCTGGACTTAAAGCTTGCCTATGATATTCTTGGACTGACTCCTGATGCATCGCCGGAGGATGTCAAGCAAGCGTACCGCCAACTGGCAAAAACTTGGCATCCTGATAGTTTTTCTGAAGCTAAGCAAAAGCAAGAGGCTGAGGAAAAAATTAAAAGAATTAACCAAGCTTATGAGTTACTAAAGTTTATCAAACCAAGTTTGACCAAGTCATCTTCTTCTAAAAATTCAACTTCAACAAATAAAACAAAAATTTCCTCCAATCGTTCCGAGGCTGAAACTTTCTACAAATGGGGTATGGAACAAGTCCAACAGAAGAATTATATTGAAGCGATAGAGAACTTTACACAAGCAATACGCCTCAATCCTAACTATCTTGAAGCTTACAAATATCGAGGGCTTGTCTGTTCAAAAATGGGGTGGGAAAATAGAGCAGCTTCTGATTTTAGAAATGCAGCCAGACTGGAACGAGAAGCAAGAAAACACGAAACTGCACCACCAGCTTCAAAACCTCCTAAGAATACATCACAACCATCCAGTGAAACATCCACATTCACCTCTCCCTGGAAATGCGTCTACACGCTCAATCATGCCAATTGGGTTTTGGCGATCGCAATTAGCCCAGATGGTCAAACTTTTGCTAGTGGAAGTAGTGATAACACAATTAAAATTTGGCATCTTAACACGGGAAAAGTGCTACATACTCTCACAGGTCATCTTAAATGGATAAGGTGTCTTGCATTTAGTCCTGATAGCAAAACTTTAGTGAGTGGTAGTGATGACTGTAGTGTCATGATTTGGGAAGTGGCGACAGGTAAACTACTCAATACAATTAAAATTCATTCAACTCCCGTTTTTGCCATTGCTTTGAGTCGTGATGGTCAATTGTTGTTTAGCGGTGGTCGGGATACCACTATCAAAATTACACACATAGGTATGGAACAACTGCTGCACGTTCTTAAGGGTCATTCTTACTCTGTTAGTTCTTTAGCTATTAGCCCAAATGGAGAAATTTTAGTCAGTGGAAGTGGTGACAATAGTATTAAAGTTTGGCAGATAAAAAGTAAAAAAAATTTACAAACTTTTACCAAACATTTAGGTAGGGTAACTTGTGTTGCGATCGCCGCCAATGGACAAATTTTAGCCAGTGGAAGTTATGACAAAACTATCAAGTTGTGGGATATAAATACAGGTAAGCAAAACAATTCTCTAACAGGGCATAGTGACTCTGTTTGGTCTGTTGCTATCAGCCCCGATAGTCAGCAAATTGCCAGTGGTAGTGCGGATAGAAGCGTGAGGTTGTGGCAAACTGACACGGGAGAGCAGCTTTACACCATAGGTCATCATTCTGATTCGGTTAATGCTGTTGCTTTTAGTCCGGATGGCAAGACTTTAATTAGTGGTAGTCGAGATACAACAATTAAGATTTGGCAAAGTTAA
- a CDS encoding RNA-guided endonuclease InsQ/TnpB family protein has translation MLLNYQYRAYPDTNQKLEWNTWLRICQYWYNKQLGDRFDWWENNRTFLDVCSIISCPLPQLRDNPDFYSQKKQLPDIKEDLFKVGYSGELLDFSRVPSQTLQDVSKRVDKAFSRFIQGDSNGKRSGKPRFKNAARYRTMRIEGQAITIERIESYWLFLSFSKLDNWIKVRLHRPLPNGFVLKNALLTKKTDEWYITICLEDPNVPVFTPEDVIPNWDNTLGLDAVLHEDDYLATSENTKLPALKSFRKSEKRLAKVSKRKSTKKKGSKARRKLAKREARVHQRIARARKDHAFKTAHALVRTNKKVFVHEDLNLKALSKRNKAKLDENGKYLPNGQSAKSGLNKSWNDAAFGQFFTILEYIASKAGTRTIAVKPAYTSQLLAYRDEFIFTDCDIREYWDEKELLWVDRDINAALNLKRVGLGLFPTIKRRRENPVVADSTTNSTSKEVLVVLRNARSLHFRKR, from the coding sequence ATGTTGCTTAATTATCAGTATCGAGCTTACCCAGATACCAATCAAAAACTAGAATGGAATACCTGGTTGAGAATTTGTCAATACTGGTACAACAAGCAACTAGGAGATAGATTTGATTGGTGGGAGAATAACCGTACTTTTCTTGATGTTTGTTCAATAATCAGTTGTCCGTTACCTCAATTACGAGACAATCCAGATTTTTACTCTCAAAAAAAACAACTTCCGGATATTAAAGAAGACTTGTTTAAAGTGGGTTATTCTGGAGAATTACTAGATTTTTCTCGTGTCCCCTCTCAAACGCTGCAAGATGTTTCTAAACGAGTAGATAAGGCTTTTTCCCGTTTTATTCAAGGAGACAGCAATGGTAAACGTAGTGGAAAGCCACGTTTTAAAAACGCTGCACGCTACCGCACCATGAGGATTGAAGGTCAAGCCATTACGATTGAACGAATTGAGTCATACTGGTTATTTTTGTCATTCTCCAAGCTTGATAATTGGATAAAAGTTCGTTTACATAGACCTTTACCTAATGGCTTTGTACTCAAAAATGCGCTGCTAACTAAGAAGACTGATGAATGGTATATTACGATTTGTCTAGAAGACCCGAATGTACCTGTTTTTACGCCAGAAGATGTCATCCCAAACTGGGACAATACACTGGGTTTGGATGCAGTGTTGCACGAAGATGATTATTTGGCAACTTCAGAGAATACCAAACTACCAGCGTTAAAGTCTTTCAGAAAGTCTGAAAAACGTCTAGCCAAAGTTTCTAAACGTAAATCCACTAAGAAAAAAGGTAGCAAAGCACGTCGTAAACTTGCCAAGAGGGAAGCTCGCGTTCATCAACGTATTGCCAGGGCGAGGAAAGACCATGCATTTAAGACGGCTCATGCTCTAGTTCGGACAAATAAAAAAGTTTTTGTACATGAAGATTTAAATTTAAAAGCTTTATCAAAACGGAACAAAGCCAAACTCGATGAGAACGGCAAGTATCTTCCAAATGGTCAGTCAGCCAAGTCGGGTTTAAACAAATCTTGGAACGACGCTGCCTTTGGACAATTTTTCACAATCCTAGAATACATAGCTTCAAAAGCTGGGACTAGGACAATAGCAGTGAAACCTGCATACACGTCTCAATTACTCGCGTATCGTGACGAATTCATCTTCACTGATTGTGATATACGCGAGTACTGGGATGAAAAAGAATTGCTTTGGGTTGACCGCGACATTAATGCCGCTCTCAATTTAAAGCGTGTTGGGCTGGGACTGTTCCCAACAATAAAACGCCGTAGAGAGAATCCCGTAGTAGCAGACTCTACTACCAATAGTACCTCGAAGGAAGTTCTAGTAGTTCTTAGGAATGCTAGAAGCCTACACTTCCGCAAGCGGTAA
- a CDS encoding DUF2288 domain-containing protein codes for MTNQDLRAELTENLDEAEWSWLIPHVQRDAVIVVVEGLDLLDVGVAIASNRVSEVQAWIDEALIAKPSVTQVGEWNAQQEKRFNTLIVQPFVLVQEKITV; via the coding sequence ATGACCAATCAAGATTTAAGAGCAGAACTAACAGAAAATTTGGATGAAGCCGAGTGGTCATGGCTAATTCCTCACGTGCAACGCGATGCAGTTATTGTGGTTGTAGAAGGACTGGACTTGCTAGATGTGGGAGTCGCAATAGCTAGCAATCGTGTTTCAGAAGTGCAAGCTTGGATTGATGAAGCGTTGATTGCCAAACCCTCTGTGACTCAAGTAGGAGAATGGAACGCGCAGCAAGAAAAGCGGTTTAATACTCTAATCGTCCAACCATTTGTACTGGTGCAAGAGAAGATAACAGTATAG
- a CDS encoding AI-2E family transporter, whose protein sequence is MSGFDANDFWHRLNNLALVRFLLLVASGWAIVLLLAYFESVIVIFSFAAILAFLLSYPVQWLRHFLPHSIAVVVIFLLSIVILGALTITVGLTVLSQGQQLIDSVSAFLNSLIPLVDRLEEFLRNRNLQIDLSVIEEQLRNQAISMLVTSLNIFQSFITNFVTFILIAVVAFFMLLDGEKLWQFIIKGVPQRRRDRFTRIIKRNFLGFFRGQLILTLFLTSSTFLVFLVLNVPFALILSVIVGLLDIIPGIGATLGVSVITLIILSQSVWLALKVLAACIVLQQIQDNLISPRIMQGALNLNPVMIFFALLVGAKVAGLLGIFISIPIAGVIVSLFEIDEMKSEV, encoded by the coding sequence ATGAGCGGTTTTGATGCCAACGATTTTTGGCACCGCCTGAATAATCTGGCGCTAGTTCGTTTTTTGCTTTTAGTGGCATCTGGCTGGGCAATTGTACTACTTCTGGCTTACTTTGAATCAGTCATCGTGATTTTCTCATTTGCTGCAATTCTAGCTTTTTTACTAAGCTATCCCGTACAATGGCTGAGGCATTTTTTACCTCATAGCATAGCAGTTGTTGTCATTTTCTTACTGAGCATTGTCATTCTTGGTGCTTTGACGATTACAGTTGGTTTAACAGTTTTATCTCAAGGACAACAATTAATTGATAGCGTCAGTGCGTTTTTAAACTCTTTGATACCGTTAGTAGATCGACTAGAAGAGTTTCTTCGCAATCGGAATTTACAAATTGATTTAAGTGTCATAGAAGAGCAACTGCGAAATCAAGCTATATCTATGCTTGTTACAAGCTTGAATATTTTTCAAAGCTTTATTACTAACTTTGTGACTTTTATCTTAATTGCCGTTGTTGCTTTTTTTATGCTGCTTGATGGAGAAAAACTTTGGCAATTCATTATCAAAGGAGTACCACAGCGAAGGCGAGATAGATTTACACGCATTATAAAACGTAACTTTTTAGGTTTTTTTCGAGGTCAGTTAATCTTGACATTATTTCTCACATCTTCAACTTTTCTTGTATTTCTAGTACTTAATGTACCTTTTGCATTAATATTATCAGTAATAGTTGGATTGCTTGATATTATACCTGGTATAGGAGCTACGTTAGGAGTTAGTGTTATTACACTCATTATACTATCTCAGAGTGTTTGGCTAGCCCTGAAAGTATTAGCGGCTTGTATTGTTCTTCAACAGATACAAGATAACTTAATTTCACCTAGAATTATGCAAGGAGCACTCAATCTCAACCCTGTTATGATATTTTTTGCTTTGCTTGTAGGTGCTAAAGTCGCGGGGCTGTTAGGGATTTTTATTTCTATTCCCATCGCTGGTGTTATAGTTTCTTTATTTGAAATTGATGAAATGAAGTCAGAGGTTTAG
- a CDS encoding J domain-containing protein, whose translation MSDRMSIEEAYFVLELKPGASQAEIKYAYRKLVKIWHPDSFPQAKQKQEAEEKIKIINEAYNKLKSYQPTYTEQPHPSEFYQTPITRVYVHRFNAEAFYNDGVENVKLGRYEDALTDFTHAIRLNPNYIEAYKYRGYVCSILGYEHRAASDLDKAAQLEGHLRIRENYSSPSSRRSNRSKRKSQSKSLIGRFFRWIKSLLGFNRRYR comes from the coding sequence ATGAGCGATCGCATGAGCATAGAAGAAGCTTATTTTGTTTTAGAACTAAAACCCGGTGCGTCGCAAGCGGAGATCAAGTATGCTTACCGCAAGCTGGTGAAAATTTGGCATCCTGATAGTTTTCCACAAGCCAAACAAAAGCAGGAAGCAGAGGAAAAAATAAAAATTATTAATGAAGCCTATAACAAACTTAAATCTTATCAGCCTACTTATACAGAACAACCCCATCCAAGTGAATTTTATCAAACTCCAATAACAAGAGTTTATGTACATCGCTTCAATGCTGAAGCATTTTACAACGATGGAGTCGAGAACGTAAAATTAGGAAGATACGAAGACGCTTTAACCGACTTTACCCATGCAATTCGGCTCAATCCAAATTATATAGAAGCATACAAGTACCGTGGATATGTTTGTTCCATACTTGGTTACGAACATCGAGCCGCCTCAGATTTAGATAAAGCTGCACAATTAGAAGGGCACTTAAGGATTAGAGAAAATTATTCGTCGCCCTCATCAAGACGTTCCAACCGCTCGAAACGGAAATCTCAGTCAAAATCCCTGATAGGCAGGTTTTTTCGGTGGATAAAGAGTTTACTTGGGTTTAATCGACGATACCGATAG
- a CDS encoding WD40 repeat domain-containing protein gives MTKLHWLEVSEYASISLSALGLVATTLTQQMIYVATPLTITACLNVANRERLKYLKEQNQQEMMAKQDLLLDPLRQRLANFDTFTQKLSTKTEEQLEELRNNQQQSLDTFTQRLAQFETAFQDLRTTFQQQIEELQRYQQTQNIDAFRQHLTQLDAFVRQLSENTQNQMNPLNQRLSQVDVLTQQLNQTTQQQLQELRRWEQRLIQIETSIQQLSANTQKQLEPVTQGLAQLDVFTQHLNQSTQQQMQGLQPWEERFSQLDAFTQQLSKSTQKQIEECLNALAQLQTEVQALTWIVTKTKPQFQNETESGQSKNFETQSPQAKVKLLAPISTKPQNTQLSPVPLKQPLNPQINQQTIASAPLVTASTIMQEILFQSVLQGHSDRVMSVVFSSNGQVLASGSHDKTIKIWDLAKKEARTLQGREEPSRVNAVAFSPDGKILVSGSDDKTVKLWNVVTGEELFTFTGHKDKVSTVAFSPDGKTIASGSKDRTIKLWSTDTYKEIHTIQGHSDEVLCVAFSFDGKLLASGGAGNDKTIKVWYLSEDKFLTLKGNANSFGGMNSVAFSPNGKQIASGSSDKTIRIWQLPNGQELQTLTGHTDDVCSVTFSPDGKTLASGSRDKTVKLWQLDTGQELRTFTVNEDAVYCVAFSPDGKTLAASGSGDKTIKLLPCN, from the coding sequence ATGACCAAACTTCATTGGCTAGAAGTTAGCGAATACGCCTCAATTTCTCTCTCTGCATTAGGTTTAGTCGCAACAACACTCACTCAACAAATGATTTATGTAGCAACTCCCCTTACAATCACAGCCTGCTTGAACGTCGCCAATCGGGAACGGTTAAAGTACTTGAAAGAGCAGAATCAGCAAGAAATGATGGCAAAACAAGATCTACTCCTCGATCCACTCCGTCAGCGTCTTGCTAACTTTGATACTTTTACCCAGAAACTGAGTACAAAAACAGAAGAACAGCTTGAAGAACTGCGAAACAACCAACAGCAAAGTTTAGATACTTTTACGCAGCGTCTTGCACAATTTGAGACAGCTTTTCAAGATTTGAGAACAACATTTCAGCAACAAATAGAAGAATTACAAAGGTATCAGCAAACACAAAATATTGATGCTTTTCGACAGCATCTGACCCAGCTTGATGCTTTTGTACGGCAATTAAGTGAAAATACTCAAAATCAAATGAATCCACTCAACCAGCGTTTGTCCCAAGTGGATGTTTTGACACAACAGTTAAACCAAACTACCCAACAACAACTTCAAGAACTGCGGCGTTGGGAGCAACGTCTCATTCAAATCGAAACCTCAATACAACAACTGAGTGCGAACACTCAAAAACAGCTTGAACCCGTCACTCAAGGTTTAGCTCAACTTGATGTTTTTACACAGCACCTCAATCAAAGCACCCAACAACAGATGCAAGGTTTGCAGCCTTGGGAAGAGCGCTTCTCTCAACTTGATGCTTTTACACAACAACTCAGCAAGAGCACTCAAAAGCAGATAGAAGAATGTTTAAATGCTTTAGCTCAACTCCAAACGGAAGTACAAGCGTTAACCTGGATAGTCACAAAGACAAAACCTCAGTTTCAAAATGAGACAGAAAGCGGACAATCCAAAAATTTTGAGACTCAATCACCTCAAGCAAAAGTCAAATTACTCGCCCCAATATCAACAAAGCCACAAAACACTCAACTCTCACCAGTTCCCCTAAAGCAACCCTTGAATCCACAGATTAATCAGCAAACAATAGCATCTGCACCATTGGTCACTGCATCTACAATTATGCAGGAAATACTCTTTCAAAGCGTCCTTCAGGGGCATTCAGATAGAGTTATGTCTGTTGTTTTTAGTTCTAATGGACAAGTCTTAGCAAGTGGAAGTCATGACAAAACTATAAAAATTTGGGATCTCGCTAAAAAGGAAGCCCGTACTCTTCAAGGGAGAGAAGAACCTTCTCGAGTTAATGCAGTTGCATTTAGTCCAGATGGCAAGATTTTAGTGAGTGGAAGCGATGATAAAACTGTTAAGTTGTGGAATGTTGTCACAGGAGAAGAACTTTTTACTTTTACTGGGCATAAAGACAAAGTTTCTACTGTTGCTTTTAGCCCAGATGGAAAAACTATAGCTAGTGGCTCTAAAGATAGAACTATTAAACTTTGGTCTACAGATACTTATAAAGAAATACATACGATCCAAGGACATTCTGATGAAGTTCTATGCGTTGCTTTTAGCTTTGATGGCAAGCTTTTAGCAAGTGGAGGTGCTGGTAATGATAAAACTATCAAAGTTTGGTATTTGTCTGAGGATAAATTTTTAACTCTTAAAGGAAATGCTAATTCTTTTGGGGGCATGAATTCTGTTGCTTTCAGTCCTAATGGAAAGCAAATTGCAAGTGGCAGCAGCGACAAGACTATCAGAATTTGGCAATTGCCCAACGGTCAAGAACTACAGACGCTCACAGGGCATACAGATGATGTTTGTTCCGTTACCTTTAGTCCAGATGGCAAAACTTTGGCAAGTGGTAGTAGAGATAAAACAGTGAAGCTTTGGCAATTGGATACAGGTCAGGAACTCCGCACTTTCACAGTTAATGAAGATGCCGTTTATTGTGTTGCCTTTAGCCCAGATGGTAAAACTTTGGCTGCTAGTGGCAGTGGAGATAAGACAATTAAGTTATTGCCGTGTAATTAA
- a CDS encoding YdcF family protein, translating to MLLTLPVMLWWGYKEMQNQFVRPQAILVLGGSTSKLEREKFTADLARQNPHLPIWITGGSPPTITRRVFRKAGIDPKRLYLDYRAQNTVENFTTLVDDLEKKGIKSVYLVTSDYHMRRARVIGKIILGSRGINIKPVSVPSATSPEPIEKSIRDGVRSIVWIATGYAGSEELQK from the coding sequence ATGCTTTTAACCTTACCAGTCATGCTGTGGTGGGGTTACAAAGAAATGCAAAACCAATTTGTGCGCCCCCAAGCAATTTTAGTTTTGGGCGGTTCAACATCAAAGTTAGAGCGAGAGAAATTTACAGCAGATCTTGCTCGTCAAAACCCACATCTACCTATTTGGATTACTGGAGGTAGTCCACCAACGATCACGAGACGAGTATTTAGAAAAGCTGGAATCGATCCAAAGCGTTTATATTTAGATTACAGAGCGCAAAATACAGTAGAAAATTTTACAACACTTGTTGATGATTTAGAAAAAAAAGGCATTAAGAGCGTCTATCTTGTAACTTCAGATTACCACATGCGTCGCGCCCGTGTTATTGGCAAAATTATTTTGGGTAGTCGAGGAATTAATATTAAACCAGTATCGGTTCCTTCTGCCACTTCTCCCGAACCAATTGAAAAATCTATCCGCGATGGCGTCAGGTCAATTGTTTGGATAGCCACTGGTTATGCAGGAAGTGAAGAATTACAAAAATAA
- a CDS encoding Uma2 family endonuclease — translation MNVTTKRLTLEEYLNYDDGTDAQYELVAGELVAMPPESPYNSAIALYLLVEFLKFVPIRRLSHKDIEIVVSGVRTTTRLPDLMVLTEELAEALQGKRRGTITLDMPPPALVVEVVSPGKTNQDRDYRYKRSEYAARGILEYWIVDPEKAQVMVLTLVDGFYEGATFKGSEMIQSQMFSAWEMTVEHLLKAGH, via the coding sequence ATGAATGTCACCACTAAGCGACTAACTCTTGAGGAATATCTCAATTATGACGATGGCACGGACGCGCAATACGAGCTTGTAGCAGGAGAATTAGTTGCAATGCCACCGGAAAGCCCTTATAATTCCGCGATCGCTCTTTATCTGCTAGTAGAGTTCCTCAAGTTTGTTCCCATACGCAGGCTAAGTCACAAAGATATTGAGATTGTAGTGAGTGGTGTCCGTACTACGACACGGCTTCCTGATTTGATGGTTTTAACTGAAGAATTGGCAGAAGCATTACAGGGTAAACGGCGTGGAACCATCACCTTAGATATGCCACCTCCTGCACTAGTTGTCGAGGTTGTATCTCCTGGTAAAACGAATCAAGATCGAGATTACCGCTACAAGCGTTCTGAGTACGCAGCCAGAGGAATTTTGGAATATTGGATTGTTGATCCAGAAAAAGCTCAGGTGATGGTGCTGACACTAGTTGATGGTTTTTATGAAGGAGCCACTTTTAAAGGCTCGGAAATGATTCAGTCTCAAATGTTTTCAGCATGGGAAATGACTGTAGAGCATCTGTTAAAAGCTGGACATTAA
- a CDS encoding phage holin family protein produces the protein MIHFLLTWLGTAIALLVTSNIVPGFEIKNFVAALIAAIVIGLVNAIVRPILGILTFPITLLTFGLFTFVLNAFTLWLASVFTPGYGFAIDGFIPALLGSIVLSVVSSIISYFLRPNG, from the coding sequence ATGATACATTTTTTATTAACTTGGCTGGGAACTGCCATAGCATTGCTGGTAACTTCCAACATTGTTCCTGGCTTTGAGATTAAAAATTTTGTTGCAGCCCTGATAGCAGCTATCGTTATCGGGCTAGTTAATGCGATCGTTCGACCTATTTTAGGTATACTCACATTTCCCATTACCCTACTCACCTTCGGGTTGTTTACATTTGTTCTGAATGCTTTTACCCTTTGGCTGGCGAGTGTCTTCACACCTGGTTATGGTTTTGCTATTGATGGTTTTATACCTGCTTTACTAGGTTCAATTGTACTATCAGTGGTTTCTAGTATAATTAGTTATTTTCTTCGCCCAAATGGCTAG
- a CDS encoding tocopherol cyclase family protein: MLTILKNPYHSIQTPHSGYHWDSTSRRFFEGWYYRVTLPQEGQTFAFMYSIEDPKGSQPHSGGAAQILGPNDEYLWRTFPDTSKFWASRDVLGLGHWGKIGRGSKEKPNPQSKIQNPKSKIQNPHYLHPQEFEREILEGYQATATLNQGVIKDPATGQYCRWQYEIQPIYGWGDRGSIQQSTAGWLSFLQIFEPGWQILMAHGLASGWIDWNGKRYEFTNAPAYSEKNWGGAFPQKWFWVNCNSFEGESDLALTAGGGRRGVLWWMESVAMVGLHYQGKFYEFVPWNSQVSWNISPWGKWQIQAKNSRYEVEVIGTTNLPGIPLRAPTSEGLIFCCRDTMQGQLNLELRDNSTEKGKIILRASSFLCGLEIGGKAWENSWQSP, encoded by the coding sequence ATGCTAACTATTCTCAAAAATCCTTATCATTCCATTCAAACACCTCATAGCGGTTACCATTGGGATAGTACGAGTCGCCGCTTCTTTGAAGGTTGGTACTACCGCGTCACTTTGCCCCAAGAGGGTCAAACATTTGCTTTTATGTACTCAATAGAAGACCCAAAAGGCAGTCAACCTCACAGTGGTGGCGCAGCACAAATTCTTGGCCCAAACGATGAGTATCTGTGGCGTACCTTTCCCGATACCAGCAAATTTTGGGCAAGCCGAGATGTACTGGGCTTGGGACATTGGGGAAAAATAGGGAGAGGGAGTAAGGAAAAACCCAATCCTCAATCCAAAATCCAAAATCCAAAATCCAAAATCCAAAATCCCCATTATCTACATCCTCAGGAGTTTGAACGCGAGATTTTAGAAGGTTACCAAGCAACAGCAACCCTAAACCAAGGAGTCATCAAAGACCCTGCAACCGGTCAATATTGTCGTTGGCAATACGAAATTCAACCCATCTACGGCTGGGGCGATCGGGGTAGCATTCAGCAATCCACTGCAGGTTGGCTGTCATTTCTACAGATTTTTGAGCCGGGATGGCAAATTTTAATGGCACATGGCTTAGCTTCTGGCTGGATTGATTGGAATGGCAAACGTTATGAATTCACCAATGCGCCAGCCTACAGCGAGAAAAATTGGGGAGGTGCTTTTCCGCAAAAATGGTTTTGGGTGAACTGCAATAGCTTTGAAGGCGAATCAGATCTTGCCCTAACCGCAGGTGGAGGAAGGCGTGGTGTTTTGTGGTGGATGGAATCTGTAGCGATGGTAGGCTTGCACTATCAGGGGAAATTTTACGAATTTGTACCTTGGAACTCCCAAGTTAGTTGGAATATCAGCCCTTGGGGAAAATGGCAAATTCAAGCCAAAAATTCCCGTTATGAAGTAGAAGTCATAGGAACTACCAATCTACCTGGAATTCCTTTACGTGCGCCAACATCTGAAGGTTTAATTTTCTGTTGTCGTGACACAATGCAAGGTCAGTTAAATTTAGAACTGCGAGACAATAGTACTGAAAAAGGGAAAATTATCCTGAGGGCAAGTAGCTTTCTTTGTGGATTAGAGATAGGAGGTAAAGCTTGGGAAAACTCCTGGCAGTCCCCCTAA
- a CDS encoding metallophosphoesterase, with translation MHWLLSGRLRVEKLTVKIVDLPESLEGTKLVHLSDLHYDGLRLSEKMLQEAIAISNQAEPDLVVLTGDYVTDDPLPIQQLVLRLKHLQSRAGIYAVLGNHDIYYKRSKAVVTDALNSIGVTVLWNEIGYPFGQELPFVGLADYWSQEFNPKLVMDRLEATKPCIVLSHNPDTAEILQKWRVDLQLSGHTHGGQIVLPIVGPVVVYYKKFVRKVSKKIRRWVPYLRGDCTKVVKHWEWAQGFHKVGTNQLYVNRGLGTYPPGRLFCPPEVTIITLVNEKV, from the coding sequence ATGCACTGGTTGTTATCTGGTCGTTTGAGAGTAGAGAAGTTGACGGTTAAGATAGTAGACTTACCAGAATCGTTAGAAGGTACGAAGCTGGTACATCTATCTGACTTGCACTATGATGGCTTGCGATTGTCAGAGAAAATGTTACAGGAGGCGATCGCAATCAGCAATCAAGCTGAACCCGACTTAGTTGTACTTACAGGTGATTATGTAACTGACGATCCATTACCCATTCAGCAACTGGTGCTACGACTTAAACATTTGCAAAGCCGTGCCGGAATCTATGCTGTTCTGGGCAATCATGACATATATTACAAACGTTCAAAAGCCGTAGTCACGGATGCACTTAACAGCATTGGTGTTACAGTGCTTTGGAATGAAATTGGTTATCCATTTGGTCAAGAACTACCATTCGTGGGGTTAGCTGATTATTGGTCGCAAGAATTTAACCCCAAATTGGTTATGGATCGGTTAGAAGCTACCAAACCTTGTATTGTATTATCCCATAATCCCGACACAGCCGAGATTTTGCAAAAATGGCGAGTCGATTTGCAATTATCCGGTCATACTCACGGCGGTCAAATTGTGCTTCCAATAGTGGGACCTGTCGTGGTTTATTACAAAAAGTTTGTTCGCAAAGTTTCTAAAAAAATCCGGCGCTGGGTGCCTTATTTGCGAGGAGACTGCACGAAAGTCGTCAAACATTGGGAATGGGCGCAGGGTTTCCACAAAGTAGGGACAAATCAACTTTACGTCAATCGTGGTTTGGGAACTTACCCCCCAGGACGTTTGTTCTGCCCACCTGAAGTGACTATCATTACTTTAGTGAATGAAAAGGTTTAG